The Virgibacillus sp. MSP4-1 genome has a segment encoding these proteins:
- a CDS encoding Xaa-Pro peptidase family protein, producing MNTRIDHLLKQMNQRQIDSALITSKANIYYFSNYLTDPHERLVAIFVDQKGHALLILPEMEEKDAMAAGWSEDILSYNDDTDPWVLLKNYVEQTGHVPESMAVEKDNLSLTRGEIVAQSFPNSEIKDATDLLNQLRVQKDQKEFQLLKQAAQLADFGVKTGIKAIEEGKSEMEIVAEIEYALKREGVSEMSFSTLVLAGDKTSSPHGNPGKQKVEPGNFVLFDLGVVYEGYCSDITRTVAYKHASAEQEKIYNTVLKAEKAAIDACEIGRPVGDIDKTARHLIDQAGYGKYFMHRIGHGLGIDVHEHPSMSGNNTLPLKEGMCFTIEPGIYIPEVGGVRIEDDIFMTEKGPEILTSYPKDLQIIG from the coding sequence ATGAATACCAGAATTGATCATCTATTGAAGCAAATGAATCAGCGACAAATAGATAGTGCATTGATTACATCAAAAGCAAACATTTATTATTTTTCCAATTACTTAACCGATCCACATGAAAGGTTAGTTGCCATTTTTGTGGATCAAAAGGGTCATGCTCTGCTTATCCTTCCTGAAATGGAGGAAAAGGATGCAATGGCAGCCGGTTGGTCTGAAGATATTTTATCCTATAACGACGACACAGACCCATGGGTACTTTTAAAAAATTATGTAGAACAAACCGGGCATGTACCTGAGAGTATGGCCGTAGAAAAAGACAACCTGTCCCTGACTCGTGGCGAAATTGTTGCCCAGTCCTTTCCAAATTCTGAAATAAAAGATGCTACAGATCTCCTGAATCAGCTGCGTGTACAAAAGGATCAGAAGGAATTTCAATTGTTGAAACAGGCCGCTCAGCTCGCCGATTTTGGTGTGAAAACCGGTATTAAGGCCATTGAAGAAGGAAAATCTGAAATGGAAATTGTCGCTGAGATTGAATATGCCTTAAAACGTGAAGGGGTCAGCGAAATGTCCTTTTCCACTCTCGTGTTAGCAGGGGACAAAACCTCTTCCCCACACGGAAATCCAGGCAAACAGAAAGTTGAGCCTGGCAACTTTGTCCTGTTTGACTTAGGTGTGGTATACGAGGGCTATTGCTCGGATATCACCCGAACGGTTGCATACAAGCATGCATCTGCTGAACAGGAAAAGATTTATAATACCGTTCTAAAGGCTGAAAAGGCAGCTATTGATGCCTGCGAAATCGGGAGACCTGTCGGTGATATAGACAAAACAGCGAGACATTTAATTGACCAGGCAGGCTATGGGAAATACTTCATGCATCGTATTGGTCACGGACTCGGAATTGATGTACATGAGCATCCATCCATGAGCGGAAACAATACTCTTCCATTAAAAGAAGGCATGTGCTTCACTATAGAACCAGGGATCTACATTCCCGAAGTTGGTGGAGTGAGAATTGAAGATGACATTTTCATGACAGAAAAAGGCCCCGAAATTCTAACATCCTATCCAAAAGACCTGCAAATTATTGGGTAG
- a CDS encoding polyamine aminopropyltransferase, giving the protein MIYWASGIVSICGIIFEVIFGALGSYIIGDGVKQYTLTISLFLTGMGIGASLSERLNKNLILSFVWIEFMVAVFGGFSSFTMFGVTAFLPSGTESLYLYFITLIVGGLTGVELPVLIRKANQLGVTLNKSTARVLFSDYAGGLIGGLLFVFWLRPGLGMVKSAFFVGCINLGVALYILWIFRSEIKGWKKHGFVGVFIGVLLVGGLFFGEKLAFSFEQKMYKDPIIYMEDTQYQKIVLTKEQGDTRLYLNGSLQFSSTDEYRYHEVLVHPVMSQADRHDDILVLGGGDGLAIRELLKYEDAGDITLVDLDPAVVELANSSYHLLKLNKGALKDEKVTIRHRDAFEYLEASKEFFDVIIADLPDPNNESLNKLYTKEFYSLVRNHLKPDGAMMVQATSPVFAPEVYWTISETISATGLNVENFHVDVPSFGNWGFVMASRENIDVNQHQVQADTRFLTTDMLLSLTRFGKDEDQEIIENGKPVTLEPNTLIDPHLLEKYEEAWINY; this is encoded by the coding sequence ATGATTTATTGGGCATCAGGGATTGTTTCGATATGCGGAATTATATTCGAGGTGATCTTTGGAGCCCTGGGTTCTTACATCATAGGAGATGGCGTAAAACAATATACCCTGACAATATCACTGTTTTTAACAGGTATGGGAATTGGAGCAAGTTTAAGTGAAAGACTGAATAAAAATTTAATTCTATCCTTTGTATGGATAGAATTTATGGTAGCTGTATTCGGTGGTTTTTCCAGCTTTACAATGTTTGGGGTTACAGCCTTTCTTCCCAGTGGAACGGAGTCGTTATATTTATATTTCATTACTCTGATTGTCGGAGGGTTAACAGGTGTTGAACTCCCCGTTTTAATACGCAAAGCCAATCAGTTGGGGGTAACATTAAATAAAAGTACCGCCCGTGTATTATTCTCCGATTATGCAGGAGGACTTATAGGCGGACTGTTATTTGTCTTCTGGTTACGGCCTGGATTAGGGATGGTAAAGAGTGCGTTTTTCGTCGGTTGTATTAACTTAGGTGTAGCATTATATATTTTATGGATTTTCAGAAGTGAAATCAAAGGCTGGAAAAAGCATGGATTTGTGGGTGTTTTTATCGGAGTACTTCTGGTTGGGGGCTTATTTTTTGGCGAAAAATTAGCTTTTTCGTTTGAACAAAAGATGTATAAGGACCCGATCATTTATATGGAAGATACCCAGTATCAAAAAATTGTGTTAACCAAAGAGCAAGGAGATACCCGGTTATATCTTAATGGCAGTCTTCAGTTTAGTTCTACAGATGAATATCGTTATCATGAGGTTCTGGTTCATCCAGTGATGTCCCAGGCAGATCGCCACGATGATATTCTTGTTTTAGGTGGTGGAGACGGCTTAGCCATTAGAGAACTATTAAAGTATGAGGATGCAGGAGACATTACATTAGTAGATTTGGATCCGGCAGTCGTTGAATTAGCTAACAGCAGCTATCACCTGCTTAAGCTGAATAAAGGGGCATTAAAGGATGAAAAAGTAACAATCAGGCATAGGGATGCCTTTGAGTACCTGGAAGCATCAAAGGAATTTTTTGATGTAATCATTGCTGATTTGCCGGATCCGAATAATGAGAGCTTAAATAAATTATATACCAAGGAGTTTTATTCACTCGTCCGGAATCATTTAAAGCCTGATGGAGCAATGATGGTTCAGGCTACAAGTCCTGTGTTTGCACCTGAAGTATATTGGACCATTTCAGAGACCATATCGGCTACAGGGCTTAATGTAGAAAACTTCCATGTGGATGTTCCAAGCTTTGGGAATTGGGGATTTGTTATGGCAAGCAGGGAAAATATAGATGTAAACCAGCACCAGGTTCAGGCTGATACCCGTTTTTTAACTACGGATATGCTTTTAAGTCTTACCCGATTTGGCAAGGATGAAGATCAGGAAATCATTGAAAATGGAAAACCTGTTACATTGGAACCAAATACTCTGATTGATCCTCATTTACTTGAAAAATATGAAGAGGCATGGATAAACTATTAA
- a CDS encoding DUF4178 domain-containing protein, translating to MGIFSKLFGKKDNKPEIEERTVLNMKVGDIVTYDLEDYEVTGKIEYRDSGYKWTAYQLLKGRDSIWLSAEMDDELEVGIYQKIQLPVTEPFPKTLEYDGTTYYLNEDGQAQVTGFGRSEPLSGRQVHYGDYIDDEEEKFLSVENWGSEIEVSAGYPIKEYEIKIIAGSY from the coding sequence TTGGGAATCTTTTCTAAGTTATTTGGAAAAAAAGATAATAAACCGGAAATTGAAGAAAGAACCGTTCTGAATATGAAGGTTGGTGATATTGTTACTTATGACCTGGAAGATTATGAGGTAACCGGTAAAATTGAGTATCGGGATTCCGGCTATAAATGGACGGCTTACCAGCTCCTGAAGGGAAGAGATTCTATCTGGCTATCGGCTGAAATGGATGATGAGCTTGAGGTAGGCATTTATCAAAAGATTCAGCTGCCTGTGACGGAACCCTTTCCAAAAACATTGGAGTATGATGGAACGACTTATTATTTAAATGAAGATGGTCAGGCACAGGTGACAGGCTTTGGCAGAAGTGAACCTTTAAGTGGTCGCCAGGTGCATTATGGAGACTATATTGACGATGAGGAGGAGAAGTTTTTAAGTGTAGAGAATTGGGGATCGGAAATCGAAGTGAGTGCAGGCTATCCAATAAAGGAATACGAAATTAAAATTATTGCTGGTTCCTATTAG
- the ald gene encoding alanine dehydrogenase has translation MKIAVPKEIKNNENRVALTAAGVLALRNAGHQVYIETNAGAGSGFSDEEYEQAGAVIVSSAEEAWNKEMVMKVKEPLPEEFDYFHEGLILFTYLHLAAEPEVTKALIHKKVVGIAYETVQAKNGSLPLLTPMSEVAGRMAAQSGVQFLEKPKGGKGILLGGVPGVSRGKVTIIGGGVVGTNAAKISAGLGADVTILDLNPERLRELDDIFGSSVQTLMSNELNIEEAVTKSDLVIGSVLIPGAKAPQLISEDIVKSMTDGSVIVDVAIDQGGNAETSDRITTHDDPVFEKHGVLHYTVANMPGAVPRTSTIALTNVTVPYALQIANKGYVQACQDNQALQKGINTLKGYVTYEAVAQAHQLEYSHIDNLLK, from the coding sequence ATGAAAATTGCTGTACCAAAGGAAATAAAGAATAATGAAAATCGGGTAGCATTAACCGCGGCAGGTGTCTTAGCATTAAGGAATGCTGGCCATCAAGTATATATTGAAACGAATGCAGGCGCCGGCTCCGGTTTTTCAGATGAGGAATATGAACAGGCAGGAGCAGTTATCGTATCTTCTGCAGAGGAAGCATGGAATAAAGAAATGGTCATGAAAGTAAAGGAACCGTTACCGGAAGAATTTGACTATTTCCATGAAGGGCTCATCTTATTTACATACTTACATCTTGCGGCAGAGCCGGAAGTAACAAAGGCTCTTATTCATAAGAAAGTCGTGGGGATTGCGTACGAAACGGTTCAAGCCAAAAATGGGTCTCTGCCCCTTCTTACACCCATGAGTGAAGTGGCAGGACGTATGGCCGCACAGAGCGGTGTGCAATTTTTAGAAAAGCCTAAAGGTGGAAAAGGAATTCTGTTAGGAGGAGTACCAGGTGTAAGCCGTGGAAAGGTGACCATAATCGGTGGTGGTGTTGTAGGTACGAATGCTGCGAAGATTTCCGCTGGTCTGGGAGCCGATGTTACGATTCTTGACTTAAATCCTGAACGCTTACGTGAGCTGGATGACATTTTCGGCAGTTCTGTTCAGACTTTGATGTCTAATGAGCTTAACATTGAAGAAGCTGTAACAAAATCTGATTTAGTGATTGGTTCTGTCCTGATTCCAGGCGCAAAAGCACCTCAATTGATTTCAGAGGATATAGTGAAGTCAATGACAGACGGCTCAGTTATTGTTGATGTTGCTATTGATCAGGGAGGAAATGCTGAAACGTCTGACCGGATTACAACTCATGATGATCCTGTGTTTGAGAAGCATGGGGTATTGCACTATACAGTGGCTAATATGCCGGGTGCAGTTCCAAGAACATCAACCATTGCTTTAACGAATGTTACTGTACCGTATGCTCTTCAAATTGCGAACAAAGGTTATGTTCAGGCTTGCCAGGATAATCAGGCTTTACAAAAGGGGATAAATACATTAAAGGGATATGTAACCTATGAAGCCGTAGCGCAGGCACATCAACTGGAATACTCTCATATTGACAATTTATTAAAATAA
- a CDS encoding PspA/IM30 family protein yields the protein MFKFFKRMKTVVSSELNSMLDKAEDPVKMLDQFMRDMEEDIRESESAIAKQIANEKMLKRKYDDAQAMVDKRQNQAETAIESGNEDLARRALEDKKNHEQQAEQLKASWERAKQDSENLRSKLDEMKSEYREMKLKKDTLKARAESAKTRTKMNRTMSSVGSDESRQGFERMEEKVLKYEAEAETSEDMSSESRSLDDEFKELEKNSDVDDELSALKKKLGKE from the coding sequence ATGTTTAAGTTTTTTAAGCGTATGAAAACCGTTGTCAGTTCAGAATTAAATTCCATGTTAGATAAGGCTGAGGATCCGGTTAAGATGCTGGATCAGTTTATGAGGGATATGGAAGAGGATATTCGCGAATCCGAAAGTGCGATTGCGAAACAAATTGCGAATGAGAAAATGTTGAAAAGAAAATATGATGATGCACAGGCAATGGTGGATAAACGGCAAAATCAGGCTGAAACCGCTATTGAGTCAGGAAATGAAGATCTGGCACGCCGGGCATTGGAGGATAAGAAGAATCATGAACAGCAGGCCGAACAGTTAAAGGCTTCCTGGGAAAGGGCTAAACAGGACTCCGAAAATTTACGTTCCAAGCTTGACGAGATGAAAAGTGAGTATCGGGAAATGAAGCTTAAAAAGGATACCTTAAAAGCCCGTGCAGAATCAGCGAAAACTCGTACAAAGATGAACAGAACCATGTCTTCTGTTGGGAGTGATGAGTCGAGACAGGGCTTTGAACGAATGGAAGAAAAGGTATTGAAATATGAGGCGGAGGCAGAAACAAGTGAAGATATGTCTTCGGAAAGCCGCTCGCTGGATGATGAATTCAAAGAGCTTGAAAAGAACAGTGATGTTGATGACGAGCTTTCCGCTTTAAAAAAGAAATTAGGCAAAGAATAA
- a CDS encoding DUF350 domain-containing protein, whose product MEPFLYTFLYFVIAILVVIAGLVIFEMVTKYKDWEEIQQGNKAVALSISGKIIGICIILAFAIYESIHIGETVIWGAYGVLLQLIAYFIFEGLTRKFSVEDKLKEGNVAVGIVSLAVSIGLGFTIGASIT is encoded by the coding sequence ATGGAACCTTTTTTATACACTTTTTTATACTTTGTTATAGCAATTCTGGTTGTCATTGCTGGTCTTGTGATTTTTGAGATGGTTACAAAATATAAAGACTGGGAAGAAATACAGCAGGGAAATAAAGCGGTTGCCCTGTCTATATCAGGAAAAATCATAGGGATATGCATTATTTTAGCCTTTGCGATTTATGAAAGTATACATATAGGGGAGACAGTGATCTGGGGAGCCTACGGTGTACTGCTACAATTAATTGCTTACTTTATTTTTGAGGGACTAACGCGAAAATTTTCAGTTGAGGATAAACTGAAAGAAGGAAATGTTGCTGTAGGAATTGTTTCCCTGGCCGTTTCTATTGGACTAGGGTTTACCATCGGAGCGTCAATTACATAA
- a CDS encoding SDR family oxidoreductase produces MRHAIVTAGTKGLGRKVTESLLEKGYSVTATYRSDKEKADQLAQQYESYQERLQIVQTDVQNPEQLSLLIQHAMERYGRIDVLINNAGPYIFERKKLMDYEIEEWNQMIRGNLDAVFYLLKEVLPIMRKQHFGRIINYGFQGAADAPGWIYRSAFSAAKVGLVSLTKTIAYEEAENGITSNMICPGNIMGKMKEATILESRESFDENTPIGRSGTGEDIARAILFLCEDSSDMITGSIFDITGGKDVIHRHL; encoded by the coding sequence ATGAGACATGCCATTGTTACAGCGGGAACAAAGGGATTAGGGAGAAAAGTAACAGAATCCCTATTGGAAAAGGGGTATTCTGTAACGGCAACCTACCGCAGTGATAAGGAAAAAGCTGATCAGTTAGCTCAGCAATATGAGTCATATCAGGAGCGATTGCAGATTGTGCAGACAGATGTTCAGAATCCTGAACAGTTATCCCTGCTGATACAGCATGCGATGGAGCGTTATGGAAGAATTGATGTTCTTATTAATAATGCGGGTCCTTACATATTTGAGCGAAAAAAGCTGATGGACTATGAGATAGAAGAATGGAATCAGATGATTAGGGGAAATCTTGATGCTGTTTTTTATTTGTTAAAAGAGGTGTTGCCAATTATGAGAAAACAGCATTTTGGCCGCATCATCAATTATGGTTTTCAAGGGGCAGCTGATGCACCTGGCTGGATTTATCGGTCTGCATTCAGTGCGGCTAAAGTGGGGCTCGTTTCATTGACCAAAACGATTGCTTACGAAGAGGCTGAAAACGGAATTACATCGAATATGATTTGTCCGGGAAATATCATGGGTAAAATGAAAGAAGCCACTATTTTAGAGAGTCGTGAATCGTTTGATGAAAATACCCCGATCGGACGCTCCGGTACAGGCGAAGATATTGCCAGAGCCATCTTGTTTTTGTGCGAGGATTCATCAGATATGATTACAGGCTCTATTTTTGATATAACGGGTGGAAAGGACGTTATTCACCGGCATTTATAA
- a CDS encoding DUF4247 domain-containing protein, which translates to MKRYVLLMILILLFLSGCGSLGLNRGMSGAELDQQSREQVEENIEGQTYTDIESLLEDNFTLVDVISEGTNESTRIYATKQFTMDELSSLVQQESDPEEVSDVQNQKQIFIYQDDILTLQMDEKEDGLLLMELATTEFVRNHYSPNYFNGFFALWLLDDVLDVDDWAKKRTRRCAGGDCYGGYMNSKKYRSGDAGSFRGFFSRGGGPGVGK; encoded by the coding sequence TTGAAACGGTATGTGTTGTTAATGATCCTGATTCTCCTTTTTCTTTCCGGATGCGGAAGCCTTGGACTTAATCGGGGAATGTCAGGGGCTGAACTGGATCAGCAGTCCAGGGAACAGGTGGAAGAAAATATAGAAGGACAAACATATACGGATATCGAAAGTTTGTTAGAGGATAACTTTACCCTGGTAGATGTTATTTCGGAAGGCACAAATGAGAGTACAAGAATCTATGCGACTAAACAATTTACAATGGATGAACTTTCATCATTAGTACAGCAGGAATCAGATCCTGAAGAGGTCAGTGATGTGCAGAATCAAAAACAGATCTTCATTTATCAGGATGATATCCTCACCCTGCAGATGGATGAGAAGGAAGATGGTCTATTACTTATGGAGCTTGCTACAACCGAGTTTGTACGTAATCATTATTCTCCTAATTATTTTAACGGATTTTTTGCCTTATGGTTACTCGATGACGTTTTAGATGTGGATGATTGGGCGAAAAAACGTACCAGACGTTGTGCTGGTGGAGACTGTTATGGCGGATATATGAATTCGAAAAAATATCGTTCAGGAGATGCTGGATCATTCCGGGGCTTCTTTTCAAGAGGTGGAGGTCCGGGCGTCGGAAAATAA